From Alkalidesulfovibrio alkalitolerans DSM 16529, a single genomic window includes:
- a CDS encoding LysR family transcriptional regulator yields MELRDVRTFAAVARHLSFHRAAQEVHVAQSTVSARIAALEDELQVRLFERLGRRVALTEAGERLRQFAVKLLDLEDEARAWVAGASEARGALTIRVPESLCAWRMGGLIRRYRERFPHLQLRFTSCTVDGLEKDLRQGVTDLAFLMADSVRAGDMVVEALGVEPLVLVAGAGHRLALGGPCTVDALADETLVLSSADCAYRKPFEQLLAEAGVHPAASLEFSSAAALRGCLAGGLGVSILPALAVRDDVAAGRLALLPWAGPVLETAVLMLHHRDKWLSPPLAAFMDLMRQELMAGAAPASPILLEPAVAREQRERAGGKGAGCCAPGA; encoded by the coding sequence ATGGAACTGCGCGATGTGCGAACCTTCGCGGCCGTGGCGCGGCACCTGAGCTTTCACCGGGCGGCGCAGGAGGTGCACGTGGCGCAGTCCACGGTCTCCGCGCGCATCGCCGCCCTGGAGGACGAATTGCAGGTCCGCCTGTTCGAGCGCCTGGGCCGACGGGTAGCCCTCACCGAGGCCGGGGAAAGGCTGCGGCAGTTTGCGGTCAAGCTCCTGGACCTGGAAGACGAGGCCCGGGCCTGGGTGGCCGGGGCCTCCGAGGCACGCGGGGCCTTGACCATCCGGGTGCCGGAGTCGCTCTGCGCCTGGCGCATGGGCGGGTTGATCCGCCGGTATCGGGAGCGGTTTCCGCACCTGCAACTGCGCTTCACTTCCTGCACCGTGGACGGATTGGAGAAGGATCTGCGCCAGGGCGTGACGGACTTGGCCTTTCTCATGGCCGACAGCGTCCGGGCCGGGGATATGGTGGTGGAAGCCCTGGGTGTGGAGCCCCTGGTGCTGGTGGCCGGGGCAGGGCATCGGCTGGCGCTGGGCGGTCCGTGCACGGTGGATGCCTTGGCCGACGAAACCCTGGTGCTTTCCTCGGCGGATTGCGCCTATCGCAAGCCCTTCGAGCAACTGCTGGCCGAAGCCGGGGTGCATCCGGCGGCCAGCCTGGAATTCTCCAGCGCCGCGGCCCTGCGCGGTTGCCTGGCAGGCGGGCTGGGGGTGAGCATCCTGCCGGCCCTGGCCGTGCGGGACGACGTGGCCGCCGGCCGTCTGGCCCTGCTGCCGTGGGCTGGGCCGGTCCTGGAGACGGCGGTGCTCATGCTGCACCACCGGGACAAATGGCTTTCCCCGCCGCTGGCCGCCTTCATGGACCTGATGCGCCAGGAACTCATGGCCGGGGCTGCGCCCGCGTCGCCCATCCTTCTGGAACCCGCCGTAGCGCGGGAACAACGGGAACGAGCAGGCGGGAAGGGCGCTGGCTGCTGCGCACCGGGCGCATGA
- a CDS encoding C-GCAxxG-C-C family protein — MERQDVEQRAAALFRSGLNCAESVLAAVLAGRGLEVEGVTRLGTAFGAGAGRSKVELCGALSGGFIALGYLRGRRSGDERWDDVAALAAGVRRRFEAEHGCTACGSVLMALGPQENMDKCIQLSAETAGYFHEALDNPQALASAAAAPCGCSARQSTPAAPAGGPATTGGCGGD; from the coding sequence ATGGAGAGACAGGACGTTGAGCAGCGGGCCGCAGCCTTGTTTCGCAGCGGGCTGAACTGTGCGGAGTCGGTGCTGGCGGCGGTGCTGGCAGGCCGGGGGCTGGAGGTCGAAGGCGTCACGCGGCTGGGCACGGCCTTTGGCGCGGGCGCGGGCCGCAGCAAGGTCGAGTTGTGCGGCGCGCTCTCGGGCGGGTTCATCGCCCTGGGCTATCTGCGGGGCCGCCGTAGCGGCGACGAACGATGGGACGACGTGGCGGCCTTGGCCGCCGGGGTGCGCCGCCGCTTCGAAGCCGAGCACGGCTGCACGGCCTGCGGCTCAGTGCTGATGGCGCTCGGCCCGCAGGAAAACATGGACAAGTGCATCCAGCTTTCCGCTGAAACCGCCGGCTACTTCCACGAGGCCCTGGACAACCCCCAGGCCCTGGCGTCCGCGGCCGCCGCCCCCTGCGGCTGCTCCGCCCGGCAGAGCACGCCCGCCGCGCCAGCCGGGGGTCCAGCCACCACCGGCGGATGCGGCGGCGACTAA